Proteins encoded within one genomic window of Cyprinus carpio isolate SPL01 chromosome B22, ASM1834038v1, whole genome shotgun sequence:
- the LOC109073920 gene encoding 5-hydroxytryptamine receptor 3A-like, whose amino-acid sequence MRACLSPQRRHLMNCRSGQLRLTLLRAYLGDQSLPPVWNIEGLSWDPVKCGTDRISIPRKQLWRPDIIINEFIDENKVPDTYYLYLEYTGKVMDDLPFHVISSCNLDIYTFPFDIQNCTFTFNSYQHTVLDVQLSFDKPVEEAFKNSLEAMTTKGEWELVDMLAQKPTIPPQEMNISRDTLTYYIVLRRRATLYVVNLLIPSCFLITVDLFSFLLPPQNVDRSAFKMTLILGYTVFLLLMNDLLPVTGNTLPLINAFFSLCLALMVASLLETILIINIQCGSTHYGPLPSWAKALFLNYIAKLVRLSKKPSDQNCDPEVPVEHRLETKRCDPAVETPPSEAAYKTPALLELKEISYELLSIRQQIDKHFKTDESAEEWMHLGQVIDRLLFCLYVVFLSVSFITILVFWIYWYKKNASLINKW is encoded by the exons ATGAGGGCCTGTCTGAGCCCTCAGAGGAGGCACCTGATGAATTGTCGGAGCGGGCAGCTACGGCTGACCCTGCTCAGAGCCTACCTGGGGGACCAGAGCCTGCCTCCA GTTTGGAATATTGAAGGCTTGAGTTGGGATCCTGTTAAATGTGGAACAGACAGAATTTCAATACCACGAAAACAACTGTGGAGGCCTGATATTATCATCAATGAATT CATTGATGAAAATAAAGTCCCAGACACATATTACCTCTACCTTGAATATACTGGCAAGGTAATGGATGATCTTCCATTTCATGTCATCAGTTCTTGTAACCTGGACATCTATACCTTTCCATTTGATATTCAAAACTGCACATTCACCTTTAATTCATACCAGCACACTG TGCTGGATGTTCAGTTGTCCTTTGATAAACCGGTTGAGGAAGCATTCAAAAATTCTCTTGAAGCGATGACAACTAAAGGAGAGTGGGAGCTGGTCGACATGCTTGCTCAAAAACCTACAATACCTCCCCAGGAAATGAATATCTCACGGGACACGCTTACTTACTAT ATCGTCCTCAGGCGTCGAGCGACTCTGTATGTGGTGAACCTCCTGATTCCCAGCTGCTTCCTCATTACAGTAGATCTGTTTAGCTTTCTTCTGCCTCCCCAAAACGTGGATCGTTCTGCCTTCAAAATGACCCTCATTTTGGGTTACACTGTATTCCTGCTGCTAATGAATGACCTGCTGCCCGTCACAGGAAACACCTTACCTCTCATAA ATGCTTTTTTCTCCCTCTGCTTGGCTCTGATGGTGGCCAGTCTTCTGGAGACAATTCTTATCATAAATATCCAGTGTGGCTCCACTCACTATGGACCTTTACCTTCATGGGCCAAGGCGCTTTTCCTCAACTATATCGCCAAACTTGTTCGTTTAAGCAAGAAACCCAGTGACCAAAACTGTGATCCTGAAG TACCTGTAGAGCACAGACTAGAGACCAAACGCTGTGATCCTGCAGTTGAAACCCCTCCAAGCGAAGCAGCATATAAGACACCTGCTCTTCTGGAACTGAAGGAGATAAGCTACGAGTTACTCTCCATCCGTCAGCAGAttgataaacattttaaaactgatgaGAGTGCAGAGGAGTGGATGCATTTGGGTCAAGTCATTGACCGCTTGCTTTTCTGCCTGTATGTTGTGTTTCTTTCAGTTAGTTTTATCACTATTTTAGTCTTCTGGATTTACTGGTACAAGAAAAAtgcatctttaataaataaatggtaa
- the LOC109073921 gene encoding 5-hydroxytryptamine receptor 3A-like produces the protein MDENKCPDTYYLYVKNTGEVMDDLPIHVISSCNMDIYTFPFDIQNCTFTFNSYKLTAGDVQLFFVEPVEVTLRNSLSVMKTKGEWELVNMLAEKPLILPEELNKTFDTLIYHVVLSRRPTMYVVNLLIPSCFLIALDLFSFLLPPQNVDRSAFKMTLILGYTVFLLLMNDLLPVTGNTLPLINVFFSLCLALMVASLLETILITNIQCGSTHYGPLPSWAKMLFLNYLAKLVCLSKKPSDQNCDPEEHRLETKRCDPAVETPPSEAAYKTPALLELKKISHELLSIRQQIDKHFKTDESVEEWMHLGQVIDRLLFCLYTIFLSVSFITIFVYWMYQYNKTASLI, from the exons ATGGATGAAAATAAATGCCCAGACACATATTACCTCTATGTCAAAAATACTGGAGAGGTAATGGATGATCTTCCCATTCATGTGATCAGTTCCTGCAACATGGACATCTACACCTTTCCATTTGATATTCAGAACTGCACATTTACTTTTAACTCATATAAGCTCACTG CGGGGGATGTTCAATTGTTCTTTGTTGAACCTGTGGAGGTAACACTTAGGAATTCCCTATCTGTGATGAAAACGAAAGGAGAGTGGGAGCTAGTCAACATGCTTGCTGAGAAACCTCTGATACTTCCAGAAGAGCTAAATAAAACTTTCGATACACTTATTTACCAT GTCGTTCTCAGTCGTCGCCCCACGATGTATGTGGTGAACCTCCTGATTCCCAGCTGCTTCCTCATTGCTTTAGATCTGTTCAGTTTTCTTCTTCCACCCCAGAACGTGGATCGTTCTGCCTTCAAAATGACCCTCATTTTGGGTTACACTGTATTCCTGCTGCTAATGAATGACCTGCTGCCCGTTACTGGAAACACATTACCTCTCATAA ACgtgtttttctctctttgcttGGCACTGATGGTGGCCAGTCTTCTTGAGACAATCCTCATCACTAACATTCAGTGTGGCTCCACTCACTATGGACCTTTACCTTCATGGGCCAAGATGCTTTTCCTCAACTATCTTGCTAAGCTTGTTTGTTTAAGCAAGAAACCCAGTGACCAAAACTGTGACCCTGAAG AGCACAGACTAGAGACCAAACGCTGTGATCCTGCAGTTGAAACCCCTCCAAGCGAAGCAGCATATAAGACACCTGCTCTTCTGGAACTGAAGAAGATAAGCCACGAGTTACTATCCATCCGTCAACAGATcgataaacattttaaaactgatgaGAGTGTAGAGGAGTGGATGCATTTGGGTCAAGTCATTGACCGCTTGCTTTTCTGCCTGTATACTATATTCCTCTCAGTTAGTTTCATCACTATTTTTGTATATTGGATGTACCAGTACAACAAAACTGCATCTTTAATATAA